One genomic region from Mycobacterium basiliense encodes:
- a CDS encoding sulfite exporter TauE/SafE family protein, whose translation MLVIGLAGFGAGAINALVGSGTLITFPTLVAIGYPPVTATMSNAIGLVAGGLSGTWGYRAELRGQWYRLRWQIPGSLLGAALGAFLLLHLPEKVFAQVVPALLVLALVLVVIGPRIQTWARQRAMEAGRSADHVTAARMAALVLGTFAVGVYGGYFTAAQGILLIGVMGTLLPESVQRMNAAKNLLATIVNIVAAAAYTLVAYDRIAWPVAGVIAVGSLAGGLVGARYGRRLSPNALRTTIVMVGAIGLYRLLSV comes from the coding sequence ATGCTCGTGATCGGCCTGGCCGGATTTGGTGCCGGTGCGATCAATGCGCTGGTTGGATCGGGCACCTTAATCACTTTCCCGACACTGGTCGCTATCGGTTACCCGCCGGTCACGGCCACCATGTCGAATGCGATCGGCTTGGTGGCCGGCGGGCTGTCGGGCACGTGGGGTTATCGGGCCGAGCTGCGCGGCCAGTGGTATCGGCTACGGTGGCAGATCCCGGGCTCCTTGTTGGGTGCGGCGCTGGGCGCATTTCTGCTGCTGCACCTACCCGAGAAGGTGTTTGCCCAGGTCGTGCCGGCGCTGCTGGTGCTGGCACTGGTCCTGGTGGTGATCGGACCGCGTATTCAGACGTGGGCGCGTCAGCGGGCCATGGAGGCGGGGCGTTCAGCCGACCATGTCACCGCGGCTCGGATGGCCGCGCTGGTGCTCGGTACGTTCGCGGTCGGGGTCTACGGGGGGTATTTCACCGCAGCCCAGGGGATCCTGCTGATTGGCGTGATGGGCACGTTGTTGCCCGAGTCGGTGCAGCGGATGAACGCGGCAAAGAATCTGTTGGCAACGATCGTGAATATCGTTGCGGCGGCTGCCTATACGTTGGTCGCCTACGACCGAATCGCGTGGCCGGTTGCCGGGGTGATCGCGGTGGGTTCGCTTGCCGGCGGACTAGTCGGGGCGCGCTACGGGCGCCGACTGTCGCCCAATGCGCTGCGCACAACGATCGTCATGGTGGGCGCGATCGGGCTGTATCGGCTGCTTTCGGTGTAG
- a CDS encoding APC family permease: MPVGPQRQSSPPPAALAASALRPRNVLAIAVSAISPTTSVFLIYGDGLQIAGTGIVWAFVIGSAIALCMALCYAEVGSVFPSAGGAYTIVRRAIGPVWGGATTALFLLLGVVSTAAILVAAATYLSLLIGSDIPAQWLALAMMALITALSVGKIAPASWVIAVILVLELAVIIAFAVLALGHVSHATNPFTEPVTLGPGGALVGVGIAGIFAAVGPALFAFNGYDWPLYFSEETSGSRSAIPRAVVLSAVLAIVFEGVAVIAATLAIRDVPNTIAAGSPVELLARQMMGPTGATLLVAGVVVAMFDTGLAANLGYARVYYAAARDGMLPRQLQGFFGRLSEKSRVPVRGFLFLFVGNGLLCVFISLHKLITFTGVVIAIVYLLVAVSAIVCRMRDRDVARPFRMPLWPLPPVLAIAGIVVTLGTQQVRDLAIGASLVTAAAVGYLIARRRLPPRLNGGTITRHSTR, translated from the coding sequence ATGCCAGTAGGGCCACAACGGCAATCCAGCCCGCCGCCCGCAGCACTGGCGGCATCGGCCCTCCGGCCGCGTAATGTCCTGGCGATCGCCGTCTCCGCGATTTCGCCGACCACATCGGTGTTTTTGATCTACGGCGACGGATTACAGATCGCGGGAACCGGAATCGTGTGGGCGTTTGTCATCGGCTCGGCGATTGCGCTGTGCATGGCGCTGTGCTACGCGGAGGTGGGCTCGGTATTTCCCTCTGCCGGCGGGGCCTACACGATCGTGCGCCGAGCCATCGGTCCGGTCTGGGGCGGCGCCACCACCGCGTTGTTCTTGCTTCTCGGCGTGGTGTCGACGGCCGCGATCCTGGTTGCCGCGGCGACGTATCTGTCGTTGCTGATCGGTAGCGACATCCCGGCGCAGTGGCTGGCGCTTGCGATGATGGCCCTCATTACGGCCCTTTCGGTCGGAAAGATCGCCCCGGCCAGCTGGGTAATCGCGGTCATCCTTGTCCTCGAACTGGCGGTCATCATCGCCTTCGCGGTCCTGGCCTTGGGTCACGTGTCCCACGCCACGAACCCGTTCACCGAGCCGGTGACACTCGGTCCCGGCGGTGCCCTCGTGGGTGTCGGCATCGCCGGCATCTTCGCCGCGGTGGGCCCGGCGCTGTTTGCGTTCAACGGCTACGACTGGCCGCTGTATTTCTCCGAAGAGACCTCGGGGTCACGATCTGCGATTCCGCGCGCGGTGGTGTTGTCCGCGGTCCTGGCCATTGTGTTCGAGGGTGTCGCGGTCATCGCCGCAACATTGGCTATCCGCGATGTTCCCAACACCATCGCCGCTGGCTCTCCGGTGGAATTGCTTGCCCGCCAAATGATGGGCCCGACCGGCGCAACACTGTTGGTGGCCGGCGTGGTGGTGGCGATGTTCGACACCGGGCTGGCGGCAAACCTCGGTTATGCCCGCGTCTACTACGCCGCAGCTAGGGATGGGATGCTCCCGCGGCAGCTGCAAGGCTTCTTCGGCCGACTGTCGGAAAAATCCAGGGTCCCGGTCCGCGGATTCCTGTTTCTGTTTGTCGGCAACGGCTTGCTTTGTGTATTCATCTCACTACACAAGCTCATCACGTTTACCGGCGTTGTCATTGCAATTGTGTATCTGCTGGTAGCGGTTTCAGCGATCGTCTGTCGCATGCGGGACCGCGACGTCGCCCGCCCCTTTCGGATGCCGCTGTGGCCGCTGCCGCCAGTGCTGGCGATCGCGGGCATCGTCGTGACGCTGGGCACCCAGCAGGTTAGGGACCTCGCAATCGGCGCCAGCCTCGTCACCGCGGCGGCCGTCGGCTACCTGATAGCTCGGCGCAGGTTGCCGCCGCGCCTAAACGGCGGCACCATCACTCGTCACAGCACGCGGTAA
- a CDS encoding alpha/beta fold hydrolase, with product MVRPGPAAAVALVGATLAGWGGARALVAWIQRNPDPYPRERLIAEPQGEQVAVTRPDGTVLHALVAGHGPTVLLVHGYTAGLYEWNIVWDSLRDKGFRVIAFDQRGHGRSTLGSDGIGSRPMAADLAAIVRHFDIRDGVLVGHSMGGFVTIRAMLDHVDLAGRLRGLVLFATWAGRVLDGAPQNRLQIPLLERGILQWLLRSKTIAVLFGAAQCGARPSPAMISVFVELFNRHVAKHGPLLPIVRAFAREDRYPRLAEIAAPTVVMVGSADRTTPPSHSQRLADGIPDARLVRISGAGHLLNWEAVDDLIDVIESFPAQRV from the coding sequence GTGGTGAGACCAGGGCCGGCCGCGGCTGTTGCACTAGTCGGCGCGACCTTGGCGGGCTGGGGTGGTGCGCGGGCGTTGGTCGCCTGGATCCAGCGGAACCCGGACCCATATCCGCGCGAACGCCTCATTGCCGAGCCGCAGGGCGAGCAGGTCGCCGTAACCCGCCCAGACGGTACGGTGCTGCACGCGTTGGTTGCCGGCCACGGCCCAACGGTGCTTCTCGTGCATGGCTACACCGCCGGCCTGTACGAGTGGAACATTGTTTGGGATAGCCTGAGGGACAAAGGGTTTCGCGTTATCGCCTTCGATCAACGCGGTCATGGGCGCTCGACGCTGGGCTCGGACGGAATCGGGTCGCGGCCCATGGCCGCGGATCTGGCTGCGATCGTGCGGCACTTCGACATTCGAGACGGGGTGCTGGTGGGGCATTCGATGGGAGGATTCGTCACGATCCGCGCCATGCTCGACCATGTCGACCTGGCGGGGCGGTTGCGCGGGCTCGTGTTGTTTGCCACTTGGGCGGGACGTGTCCTGGACGGTGCGCCGCAGAACCGACTGCAGATCCCCCTGTTAGAGCGCGGCATCCTGCAGTGGTTGTTGCGCAGCAAGACAATTGCCGTGTTGTTCGGCGCCGCACAATGTGGGGCGCGTCCGTCGCCGGCGATGATCTCGGTGTTCGTCGAGTTGTTCAACCGGCACGTCGCCAAACACGGGCCACTGCTGCCGATAGTGCGAGCGTTCGCGCGCGAGGACCGCTATCCGCGTTTGGCCGAAATTGCGGCACCGACCGTGGTAATGGTCGGCTCGGCCGATCGCACCACACCGCCCAGCCATTCCCAGCGACTCGCCGACGGCATACCTGACGCGCGGCTGGTCAGAATATCCGGTGCCGGGCATCTGCTGAATTGGGAAGCGGTCGACGATCTGATCGACGTCATCGAATCCTTTCCGGCGCAGCGGGTTTGA
- a CDS encoding ArsI/CadI family heavy metal resistance metalloenzyme yields MSRVQLALNVDDLESAITFYSKLFNAEPAKRKPGYANFAVANPPLKLVLLENPGAGGTLNHLGVEVVDSETVHDEISRLAGSGLVTEEEINTTCCYANQDKVWVTGPGGERWEVYTVLADSETFGSSPQHPDDGPNETPACCGGQTAAATACC; encoded by the coding sequence ATGTCCCGTGTTCAGCTTGCACTCAACGTCGATGACCTTGAATCCGCAATTACGTTCTATTCCAAGCTGTTTAATGCCGAGCCGGCCAAACGCAAGCCCGGATATGCCAACTTTGCGGTGGCCAATCCCCCACTGAAGCTGGTGCTGCTGGAAAACCCTGGTGCCGGCGGCACCCTCAACCATCTTGGCGTGGAGGTCGTCGACAGCGAGACCGTGCATGACGAGATCTCCCGGCTGGCCGGGTCCGGGCTGGTGACCGAGGAGGAGATCAACACGACGTGTTGCTATGCCAATCAGGACAAAGTGTGGGTGACCGGCCCCGGCGGGGAACGCTGGGAGGTCTATACCGTGCTTGCCGACTCGGAAACCTTTGGCAGCAGTCCCCAACATCCCGACGACGGTCCGAATGAAACGCCCGCGTGCTGTGGCGGACAGACCGCGGCCGCGACCGCCTGCTGCTGA
- a CDS encoding anti-sigma factor antagonist (This anti-anti-sigma factor, or anti-sigma factor antagonist, belongs to a family that includes characterized members SpoIIAA, RsbV, RsfA, and RsfB.) — MSVVTAEPMISQLILSTRLISELGDPQSTLRATTDRDGAVVLIHAGGEVDAYNERTWHQLVSEAAAAVPPSGLLVVDVNDLDFMACCAFTVLAAEAQRCRRHGVRVRLASSHSIVGRIVAACGFAELLPVFPTVDAALAACI; from the coding sequence ATGAGCGTTGTTACAGCAGAACCGATGATCTCTCAGTTGATACTGAGCACCCGGCTCATCTCCGAGCTGGGGGACCCGCAGAGCACCTTGCGGGCAACGACCGACCGCGACGGAGCGGTGGTGCTCATCCACGCCGGCGGCGAGGTCGACGCCTACAACGAGCGCACCTGGCACCAGCTGGTCAGCGAGGCGGCCGCGGCCGTCCCCCCGTCCGGCCTGTTGGTCGTCGACGTCAACGACCTTGACTTCATGGCCTGCTGCGCGTTCACGGTATTGGCTGCGGAGGCGCAGCGGTGTCGCCGTCACGGCGTCCGCGTACGGTTGGCCAGCTCCCATTCGATTGTCGGCCGAATCGTGGCCGCCTGCGGGTTTGCCGAACTTCTGCCCGTTTTCCCGACGGTGGATGCCGCGCTGGCCGCCTGCATCTAG
- a CDS encoding TetR/AcrR family transcriptional regulator: MATSEGTAPDASALPPRERILSAAYELFSHRGIRAVGTDEVIERAGVAKATLYRHFATKDDLVLAVLQRREELWTFGLIEAQSRERGNTPEEQLLAIFDVMHDWFQSRDGYEGCSFINVLLELGADHPAGRACIAHIDHVRGIVRERAVAAGLQEVDDFAWSWHILMKGAIILAAVGDPDAAHRAQRMARVLIDRHRG, from the coding sequence ATGGCAACTTCAGAGGGCACTGCGCCAGATGCGTCGGCTTTGCCCCCCCGTGAGCGCATTCTGAGCGCCGCGTACGAACTATTCAGCCATCGCGGCATCCGCGCAGTCGGCACCGACGAGGTGATCGAACGTGCCGGCGTGGCCAAAGCGACGCTCTACCGACACTTCGCGACCAAAGACGACCTCGTGCTCGCGGTGCTACAGCGTCGCGAAGAACTCTGGACTTTTGGCCTGATCGAGGCACAATCACGCGAGCGCGGCAACACCCCCGAGGAGCAGTTGCTGGCGATCTTCGACGTCATGCACGATTGGTTTCAAAGCCGCGACGGCTATGAGGGCTGCTCGTTTATCAATGTCTTGCTCGAATTGGGCGCCGATCATCCGGCAGGACGGGCATGCATCGCTCACATCGACCATGTGCGTGGCATCGTGCGGGAACGCGCGGTGGCCGCCGGACTCCAGGAAGTCGACGATTTCGCGTGGTCCTGGCACATTCTGATGAAGGGCGCCATCATTCTGGCCGCGGTGGGCGACCCGGATGCCGCGCACCGCGCCCAGCGAATGGCGAGGGTTCTCATCGACCGGCACCGCGGGTAG
- a CDS encoding tetratricopeptide repeat protein, producing MTAGERYFDLGSYHRAVDTPSEQAQAWLDRGMVWAYAFNHEEAIRCFERALELDPGLGIARWGIAYSVGPNYNKPWVSFDPRELMSALTRARRELQLAAKCRAGPVEQGLIAALLARFPTDDPDDTDALRAGLTAYADAMMELAAAYPHDVDVQALAADALVSVTAWALWDTATGEPAAGSRVIEAKRILDDALATPAGREHPGILHLYLHTMEMSATPEDALPAADLLRGLVPDAGHLQHMPSHIDVLCGDYRSSVLANLAAVQADRDFVRREGPLNFYSLYRAHDLHFIVYSAMFEGRSQIALQAADELASQLSAELLSIESPPMADWLEAFVPLRTHVLVRFGRWDELIAQPLPEDPDLYCTTAATIHYGRCVALAATGQIARAHAERAAFTSAYGRIPGSRYLFNNTSRDILAIAAAMLDGEIAYREGRYDEAFGHLRRSVQLDDALPYDEPWGWMQPTRHAYGALLLEQGHVEEAAAVYAADLGLDPTLARPCQHPRNVWSLHGYHECLQRLHRAAEAVIIGQQLALAAARADVPIRASCACRVTACCDE from the coding sequence ATGACTGCCGGCGAGCGGTATTTCGACCTCGGCTCCTACCACCGGGCGGTCGACACCCCTTCGGAGCAGGCGCAGGCCTGGTTGGACCGGGGAATGGTGTGGGCGTATGCGTTCAACCATGAAGAGGCGATCCGTTGCTTCGAACGGGCCCTGGAACTAGACCCCGGCTTGGGTATTGCCCGGTGGGGGATCGCCTATTCGGTCGGGCCCAACTACAACAAGCCGTGGGTGTCATTCGATCCGCGTGAATTGATGTCGGCGCTGACCCGCGCGCGCAGGGAGCTCCAGCTGGCCGCGAAGTGCCGGGCCGGCCCGGTTGAGCAAGGTCTCATCGCCGCGCTATTGGCCCGGTTCCCCACCGACGACCCGGACGACACGGATGCCCTGCGTGCGGGTCTTACCGCATATGCCGACGCAATGATGGAGCTGGCCGCGGCGTATCCGCACGACGTCGACGTGCAAGCGCTGGCCGCCGACGCGCTGGTCAGCGTCACGGCGTGGGCATTGTGGGACACCGCCACGGGTGAGCCGGCGGCGGGCTCACGCGTGATCGAGGCCAAGCGAATCCTTGATGATGCGCTCGCCACGCCCGCGGGGCGGGAACACCCGGGGATCTTGCACTTGTATCTGCACACCATGGAGATGTCGGCCACGCCGGAAGACGCCTTGCCGGCGGCGGATTTGTTGCGTGGCCTGGTGCCCGATGCCGGGCATCTGCAACACATGCCGAGTCATATCGACGTGCTCTGCGGTGACTACCGCAGCTCGGTGTTGGCCAATCTCGCAGCGGTACAGGCGGATCGGGATTTCGTCCGGCGCGAAGGTCCGCTGAACTTCTACTCGCTCTACCGGGCGCACGATCTGCACTTCATCGTGTATTCGGCGATGTTCGAAGGGCGGTCGCAGATCGCGTTGCAGGCCGCCGACGAGCTGGCTAGTCAGCTCAGTGCCGAGCTGCTGTCGATCGAATCACCGCCGATGGCCGATTGGCTCGAGGCGTTCGTGCCGTTGCGTACTCACGTGCTGGTGCGGTTTGGCCGGTGGGACGAGCTGATCGCACAACCGTTGCCGGAGGATCCAGACCTGTACTGCACCACCGCGGCGACGATTCACTACGGACGCTGCGTCGCGCTGGCGGCGACCGGCCAAATAGCGCGAGCACATGCTGAGCGTGCGGCATTCACCTCGGCTTATGGCCGGATACCGGGCTCCCGGTACCTGTTCAACAACACCAGTCGAGACATCCTGGCCATTGCGGCGGCCATGCTCGACGGCGAGATCGCCTACCGTGAAGGGCGCTACGACGAGGCGTTTGGTCACCTCAGGCGCTCGGTGCAGCTCGACGATGCGTTGCCCTACGACGAGCCCTGGGGATGGATGCAGCCCACGCGGCACGCGTACGGGGCCCTGCTGCTCGAACAGGGCCATGTCGAAGAGGCGGCGGCCGTATATGCCGCCGATCTGGGTCTGGACCCCACCTTGGCCAGGCCTTGTCAGCACCCCCGCAACGTGTGGAGCCTGCACGGGTACCACGAATGTTTGCAGCGGCTGCACCGCGCGGCCGAAGCCGTGATCATCGGCCAGCAGCTCGCGCTGGCTGCCGCACGCGCCGATGTGCCGATTCGCGCGTCCTGCGCATGCCGGGTTACCGCGTGCTGTGACGAGTGA
- a CDS encoding Rv2640c family ArsR-like transcriptional regulator, producing MPKTLPVIDISAPVCCAPVAAGPIGDDDALAVALRLKALADPARVKIMSLLFSSSTGEEVSGDLAAALNLSDGTVSHHLTQLRKAGLVTSERRGMHVFHRVHTKALQALCAVLSPDCCT from the coding sequence GTGCCCAAGACGTTGCCGGTAATCGACATATCCGCACCCGTCTGCTGCGCCCCGGTGGCCGCCGGCCCGATCGGCGATGACGATGCCCTCGCGGTCGCCCTGCGGCTCAAAGCCCTGGCCGACCCGGCGCGGGTCAAGATCATGTCATTGCTGTTCAGCTCGTCGACCGGTGAAGAGGTAAGCGGCGATCTCGCCGCGGCGCTCAACCTCAGCGACGGCACCGTCAGCCATCACCTGACGCAGCTGCGAAAGGCGGGTCTGGTGACCTCGGAGCGCCGCGGCATGCACGTCTTTCATCGCGTGCACACCAAAGCCCTGCAGGCGCTGTGCGCCGTGCTCAGCCCCGACTGCTGCACCTGA
- the arsB gene encoding ACR3 family arsenite efflux transporter: MTAVKVHRTAPPVVGKLPILDRFLPVWIGLAMAAGLLPGRWIPGLNTALEKVQIDGISLPIALGLLIMMYPVLAKVRYDRLDSVTGDRKLLISSLVLNWVLGPALMFTLAWLLLPDLPEYRTGLIIVGLARCIAMVIIWNDLARGDREAAAVLVALNSIFQVAMFAVLGWFYLSVLPGWLHLEQTAIAASPWQIAKSVLIFLGIPLLAGYLSRRLGEKTRGRNWYESRFLPKIEPWALYGLLFTIVILFALQGDQITSRPQDVARVAVPLLAYFAIMWGGGFVLGAALRMGYERTTTLAFTAAGNNFELAIAVAVATYGATSGQALAGVVGPLIEVPVLVGLVYVSLALRERLFGPIPRPPRSAAGKPSVVFVCVHNAGRSQMAAGWLRHLAGDRIDVRSAGTEPADRVNPVAVAAMAEVGIDITAYTPKVLSGEQIQTSDVVITMGCGDACPYFPDVTYRDWKLADPAGQPLEVVRSIRNEIGERVQALIAELLSTNPEPALDGLAEFDSVARAGPQHRSR; this comes from the coding sequence ATGACAGCCGTAAAGGTCCACCGAACCGCGCCGCCGGTGGTGGGCAAACTTCCCATTTTGGACCGGTTCCTGCCGGTGTGGATCGGCCTGGCGATGGCCGCCGGGTTGCTACCGGGGCGGTGGATTCCCGGTCTGAACACCGCACTGGAAAAGGTTCAGATCGACGGGATCTCACTGCCGATCGCCTTGGGGTTGCTGATCATGATGTACCCGGTGCTGGCAAAGGTGCGCTACGACCGCCTGGACAGCGTCACCGGAGATCGCAAGCTGTTGATCAGTTCCCTGGTGCTCAATTGGGTGCTGGGCCCGGCGTTGATGTTCACGCTGGCCTGGTTGCTGCTGCCGGATCTTCCGGAGTACCGCACCGGCTTGATCATCGTCGGGTTAGCACGCTGCATCGCCATGGTGATCATCTGGAACGACCTGGCGCGCGGGGATCGCGAAGCGGCCGCGGTGCTCGTCGCGTTGAACTCGATCTTCCAGGTGGCCATGTTCGCGGTGCTCGGCTGGTTCTACCTGTCGGTGCTACCGGGCTGGCTACACCTCGAGCAGACGGCGATCGCCGCCTCGCCGTGGCAGATCGCCAAATCGGTGCTGATCTTCCTGGGGATCCCACTGCTGGCCGGATACCTGTCCCGGCGGTTGGGTGAAAAGACCAGGGGGCGCAACTGGTACGAATCCCGCTTCCTGCCCAAAATCGAACCGTGGGCGCTCTACGGTCTGCTGTTCACCATCGTGATCCTGTTTGCGCTGCAGGGAGACCAGATCACCAGTCGCCCCCAGGATGTCGCGCGCGTCGCGGTGCCGCTGCTGGCCTACTTCGCCATCATGTGGGGCGGCGGCTTTGTGTTGGGCGCTGCCCTGCGGATGGGCTACGAGCGCACCACCACCCTCGCGTTCACCGCGGCCGGGAACAATTTCGAACTGGCCATCGCGGTCGCGGTCGCCACCTACGGTGCGACGTCGGGGCAGGCGCTGGCGGGCGTCGTCGGTCCCCTGATCGAAGTGCCGGTGCTGGTGGGACTCGTGTATGTGTCCCTAGCGCTGCGAGAGCGCCTGTTCGGCCCAATCCCCCGGCCGCCGCGCAGCGCGGCAGGCAAACCCAGCGTCGTGTTCGTTTGCGTCCACAACGCCGGACGATCCCAGATGGCCGCCGGCTGGCTGCGCCATCTGGCCGGTGATCGTATCGACGTCCGCTCGGCCGGCACCGAACCCGCCGACCGAGTCAACCCGGTCGCAGTGGCCGCGATGGCCGAAGTCGGCATCGACATCACCGCCTACACCCCCAAAGTCCTCAGCGGGGAACAGATACAGACCAGCGACGTGGTGATCACCATGGGATGCGGCGACGCCTGCCCCTACTTTCCCGACGTCACCTATCGCGACTGGAAGTTGGCCGACCCCGCCGGCCAACCGCTCGAAGTCGTCCGATCCATCCGGAACGAAATCGGTGAGCGGGTGCAAGCCCTGATCGCCGAGTTGCTGAGTACCAATCCCGAGCCGGCACTAGATGGATTAGCCGAGTTCGATTCCGTTGCGCGCGCGGGCCCCCAGCACCGATCCCGCTAA
- a CDS encoding DUF732 domain-containing protein, whose translation MKLLLAVIAVTGAVLSIGMAVPAHADGIDDEFLVALGKVGITYPDPARAIAAGRWVCQQVSNGTQTIDVVKQVQSFNAGLQGDSAAKFTAIAANAYCPTVLATSGGQAGPG comes from the coding sequence ATGAAGCTCTTGCTTGCGGTGATCGCAGTGACTGGGGCGGTTCTGTCGATCGGGATGGCTGTGCCCGCGCATGCCGATGGCATCGATGACGAATTCCTCGTTGCGCTCGGAAAGGTCGGGATCACCTATCCGGATCCGGCGCGGGCGATCGCGGCGGGCAGATGGGTATGCCAGCAGGTGAGCAATGGGACTCAGACAATCGATGTCGTCAAGCAGGTGCAAAGCTTCAACGCTGGACTGCAAGGCGACAGCGCCGCCAAGTTCACCGCCATTGCGGCCAACGCCTACTGCCCGACAGTGCTGGCCACTAGCGGCGGGCAAGCCGGCCCGGGCTAA
- a CDS encoding DedA family protein — protein sequence MDVAALLQSIPPLAVYILVGGVVGIESLGIPLPGEIVLVSAALLSSHHELAVNPIGVGVAAVIGAVVGDSIGYTIGRRFGMPLFERLGRRFPKHFGPGHIALAERLFGRWGVRAVFFGRFIALLRILAGPLAGALKMHYPRFLAANVSGAICWAGGTTALVYYAGIAAERWLQRFSWVGLVVALVAGGIAAILLRERTARAIAELAEEHHRKADTTAA from the coding sequence ATGGATGTAGCTGCTTTACTGCAATCAATCCCGCCGCTCGCGGTCTACATCCTGGTCGGCGGCGTGGTCGGAATCGAAAGCCTGGGCATCCCCCTTCCTGGGGAGATCGTCTTGGTCAGCGCCGCGCTGTTGTCGTCGCACCACGAATTGGCCGTCAACCCGATCGGAGTGGGGGTGGCCGCGGTGATCGGCGCCGTGGTCGGTGACTCGATCGGTTACACGATCGGCCGCCGATTCGGCATGCCGCTCTTCGAACGACTGGGCCGGCGATTCCCGAAGCACTTCGGTCCGGGGCACATCGCACTCGCCGAGCGGTTATTCGGCCGGTGGGGGGTCCGGGCGGTGTTCTTCGGCCGATTTATCGCGCTGCTGCGGATATTGGCCGGGCCGCTGGCCGGTGCGCTGAAAATGCACTACCCGCGCTTCCTGGCAGCCAACGTGTCGGGGGCCATCTGTTGGGCGGGGGGAACTACCGCGCTGGTCTACTACGCGGGCATTGCCGCTGAACGCTGGTTGCAGCGATTCTCCTGGGTCGGGCTGGTTGTCGCGCTCGTGGCCGGCGGCATCGCCGCGATCTTGCTCCGCGAACGCACCGCGCGCGCGATTGCGGAGTTGGCGGAAGAGCACCACCGCAAAGCGGACACCACGGCGGCCTGA
- a CDS encoding ArsR/SmtB family transcription factor, with the protein MAARFKALADPVRLQLLSSVASHAGGEACVCDISARVEVSQPTISHHLKVLRDAGLLTSQRRASWVYYAVVPAALNALSTLLSVQADTAPTAGAPA; encoded by the coding sequence ATGGCGGCTCGTTTCAAGGCGCTCGCCGATCCGGTGCGCCTGCAGCTACTGAGCTCGGTGGCCAGTCACGCCGGCGGCGAAGCCTGCGTCTGCGACATTTCCGCCCGAGTCGAGGTGAGCCAGCCGACGATTTCGCACCACCTCAAGGTGCTACGCGACGCGGGATTGCTTACCTCGCAGCGCCGTGCCTCCTGGGTGTATTACGCGGTGGTACCGGCCGCCCTGAACGCGTTGTCGACGCTGCTTAGCGTTCAGGCCGATACCGCGCCGACGGCGGGGGCACCCGCATGA